The Tribolium castaneum strain GA2 chromosome 3, icTriCast1.1, whole genome shotgun sequence sequence ttatttataaGTTCTGCTTTTGTAATTCagttatttactttttatgaTTTGCTGTAAACCTTAAGAAAAATTACTTAATCGCTCCGTCGTCAAGGAGCAGTGACGCAGCAAATGTTTAAGTGACCACATaatttttcatacattttataattGTCTTAAATCGCGTACAAAAATTGACTTAGCTTTTGTGCGGGAAGTTCGTCCTTACTTACTTACCATGGTACTTCCTGTCGCAGCAACAGTGATCAGAAATGAGATCGATGCCCAAGCAATATTTGATTTCGTCTTTGGTACATTTTTGGCATCCGACCGGTGAAGCGActgcaaaaaaattctgtgacaactttattgttattttcacTTGTCCTCATTTATCCGGGTGTGGTTGTTTTCTTCTGGAAATtcttcgtttaattttaattgagcgCTTAATTAACTCAAATCAAGGCTGCGTCTGAAGTGTAAAACTCCGTTTTTCAGTCATTAAAACGAAACTGGACTAACTTTAGCCGAATTGTTGGTTTCTTCGTGATCTAATTTTAACCCTCAAGTGGGTTAGTCGATAATGGATCAAAGACGCATTTTGTGTTCTTAAACGATGTCAATGGGTTGCGTGCACTTCCCTTTTATCCCGCGATCTTTTGCGGCTGTTGTGAGTTATGGTTGGTCAAGACTTACCGGAGTTCAGATCGATACTAAGGGCAGCGTTTCTCGCTTGTGTGGCCGATATTTCGTGCTCCACAATGTACTCCTCGTAGCGGTAGCCCTTATCATATTCGACAATTGGGCTGCTTTGCGCCAGATTTAGCACCAAAAAGGCCACGGTGTATCCAAAGACTATTCCcagcatttttcatttttggctTGGGGAGAGGCACTAGAGAGGATCTGCAAGTGGAGAAATTACGGCTCTTGACTGCTAATGGCCAGGGGAGCGGATGATGCGTCATGTGAAAGAGTAATTTTGCGATAGAGGATTAGGAATGTTCGAAATGACGTCAAGGAGTTTcaagtagtaaaaaataaaataaaaataccttGGCGTGTAAATATATCGTTTAACAGTTattagaataaaatttatttttttaagtaattaaatCGTAATGAGATAATTGACACGCTGTTGAGTGAAAtggtaaatatttagaaatgGATAATTGAGTAACAATTGCAAGGGAAAAGTTAAAGGTGAGTTACCTAATGTTGTATCAGGGGTCGTGAACTTAAGATTCTATTAACAGAATCTATTGATTCTTCtctgaaaaattaatgaacGAGTTCGATGGTAATTAATTGAACGGACATACAAATACATTATGGTATGTTTCCCTAAGAAAGgatgctaaaaaataaatgtttgacaAGGAAGTTAGCCTAATTTGCGGTCCATATTTACAgaatttcatgatttttttatttttcgagttAACAACTGATTAAGTTATCTTACTTCCCAGCAAATGCCTGAAGCCTAAAAAGGTacgtacaaaatagtaaaaatcgTGTCCTGTGGGTGAAGAAAAATTGATTCTTATTCTATTTTATTCATAAAACTTACAACATtagcaatttattttatatcttcGTAATTGCATGAAACATGAAAGAAATTTCCAAGTGGAAATCCTTACCACAAACAAGAAAAATCCCTGTGAATTTGAGAAAATTACTAAATCAATCAATGGTTGGGGTTTctagaaatagaaaaaagtaactacaaactataataataattaataagttatAAGTTGCTTCAATAAACCCGACTATAAGCGGTTCAGTATATTATTGTGTCTATTCAACGCCACTTTTTTCTCAAGATTTCCATTAagcctaaatattttttcaaacagcAAATAAATGAGTTAAAAAATAGCTTAAGAGGCATATAGACAAACTGATTTTTTAcctcaattttaaattagctAGTTGCATTACCAGAAAACAACTCGCATTAAAAATAGACAAGAAAGTGGCGAGTTCTTGAGATATCGTCTTGTAAACAACGAATGCAGTATTTAGCTACTTTAAGAAAGATTTAGATTAAAACTTTTCGAAGATATACTACTATTTTTCAGGAAGGAACCGAAATagaaacgagttttttcaTATCGCGTATGAGCTGCACGAATTAATTCTCTCACTATacgattttaaattaagacgAATTAGCAAAACTGTTTAAGAAATACCTGCATGAAGAAATGTTGCCTCGAAAATGTTGaaacaagtaaaataattaacattttctttaaaatttcaaataagtataaaaatttaaatattttgaatattaaaatttttggatgaatAATTAATATCATTTACTTACTATTGTTACtgcttatttattaaaaaaagataacaattgtaACCTTGCATGTACTATACAatgaaaattagttttttataggTTTgtcgtgaaataaaaaaattgtattaattgCAATATCTCACGTTCTCAGCGCTTATTAGAGAAAGtaacattatttaaattatttaatatcatttagcttttttgttttcttgttaCATTTTCGTGATTCCTGTTAAATGCAATAACTTCAATTAGAGAAAGAGTTTAACAGTGATGATGTCACTGCAgaaacagtaataataataataattacccgGAAAAAATGTCCCTCGATCATTACATGTGAGACGCATCTGCCATAATAATTCGGACACCTGCTTATTTACAAGGGCCTTCACTCGAAATACCAGCACGTGTATCTGACAGTTACTCGACtgatttgaaaaaagaaaTCGTGCCTGTCTTGTAGACCTAACACGACAATTAAGtcagaattttttgaattagcgCTGACGACACCGTCTCAGTTTCACTTTAATTGAAGTTCACGGTGGAAATTTTGAATACTACatgattttcattttgtaaatCAACAATACATGTCCTTTTTCCTTTGTGACACACTTAATTGCataatgaatttaaaattggaatAAATGCGCCGaacaagaaaataatacataaattCCCAATTATTGTGAAGGTTAGTCCCGTAAACATTTGATTGTTGTGTCTAttgaactttttatttttcgctgTTTTTCACCTTGTTTTTCCTTATCTACGAGATACATAAAATTGTACTCAATCCGTTTATTCACTCACCTTCATACACAATCAGTGTCAGCCGTCGCGACCACATGGACGAACGCACCAATGAAAAGACACGACCGGTCGTCTCGACGCGCCGCACACACACAGCCAACTTGACCGACGCTTTATCACCAATGACAATACGAGTCTAGTTGCGAATAGTTTTTCTATCGCGCATGACAAGACGACACATCGCGCGAAAGACGCATATTTAttgcaaattattaatttttatgggTGCGTTACGGCAATGGTCACCCAGAGGAAAAGACCAGCAGGGAAGGGGAAGTCATAACGCACCGGCGATAATCGCGATTTAACAAATCCGTATTCCAATCAGGCACGAAAATACCTTACATAATGGTATTGTATTCACCTGTGATGGTACA is a genomic window containing:
- the LOC100141605 gene encoding uncharacterized protein LOC100141605 codes for the protein MLGIVFGYTVAFLVLNLAQSSPIVEYDKGYRYEEYIVEHEISATQARNAALSIDLNSVASPVGCQKCTKDEIKYCLGIDLISDHCCCDRKYHEVLPFIPHTCYLGTQICKPVVGDCAEYSRLRTCCCDKYALQKWKKKSAGVRSHVNKEIITLALMVQIVYILVYYHL